In the Rhodoferax fermentans genome, TGGTGTCAAACGCATCGTCGGCCATCAACAACACGTTGGTGTCCACAAAAACGATGGCGCCGGTGGTATCCAGCGGGCTAGCCATGCTGCCCCCCGCGCACCGGGTACGCCTTGCCACCCGCGTTGAAGCTGGAGGTGTCGGCCTCCCAGTCGCGCTGCGCACGGGTGTAGGCATCGTCAAACTGCATCTTCTCGGTGAGCATCTCACCCACCAGCCGCGACACACTGGTGTTGCGCCGCGCCGCCTCGATGCGCACCCACTCCAAGGTGCTGTCTTCGACGGTGATTGTGACGTTTTTCATGGCGAATTCAGTTTACACGAAATTCGTGGTGCACGAAATTCGTGTTTATTTTCGTGATTGCGACGCTGGGAATGTGGTTGGCGGCGGCTGTATTGTTGTTTTCTTCACCCACCGCACGCGGCTGCAAGCTAGATGAAAGTACCGGCGCCTACAACCAGGCCCCCAACGGGAGGGAATTCACATGACGACCTTGGCAACCACTCCACACAACCGGCA is a window encoding:
- a CDS encoding CopG family transcriptional regulator, translating into MKNVTITVEDSTLEWVRIEAARRNTSVSRLVGEMLTEKMQFDDAYTRAQRDWEADTSSFNAGGKAYPVRGGQHG